In Haliscomenobacter hydrossis DSM 1100, the DNA window CGTGCTACCGAAAAAACCAGCGATGAAGTGTTGATGTGCGCAACTGAAAAAAATACCGCCTTACCCGCAAGCAATTTTACACCAAATTTAAAAGCATCACCAGCACCATTGGTGCGCAAGAACATCTACTCTCTGAGCCCTGCGGAGATCAATTCCATCAAAACCGGAATTGCCGCCATGAAGGCTTTGCCCATTACCAACAAGACCAGCTGGCTGTACCAGGCCGCTATCCATGGCACCACTGCTGGTCCCCCTCAGCCATCCTGGAACACTTGTCAACATGGAACCCAGTTTTTCTTCTCCTGGCACCGCATGTACTTGTATTATTTTGAACGCATTTTAAGGGCCAAATCCGGCAATCCCAATCTTACTTTGCCCTACTGGGATTATCAAACCAATCCGGCTTTGCACCCGGATTACCGCAACAGCGCACCAGGCAACACCTTGTACGATGGAACCCGCAACGCATCGATCAATGCCGGGGGATCACTTCCTGCGTCCATTTCTACCTCGATCAATACCGCCATGACGAAAATTCCCTTCAATACCTTCCAATCAGGTATCGAAGGTCCACATGGCTCCGTTCACGTATCCATTGGTGGAAATATGGGGTCAGTCAGCAGAGCGGGTCAGGATCCCTGCTTTTGGTTGCACCATACCAATGTTGACCGGCTTTGGTCGAAGTGGATCAAGATGTGCGGCGGGCGCGAAAATCCAACTTCCGACAATGCCTGGATGAACCAAACCTACACCTTCTTTGACGAGAATGGCAACGCGGTGAACATGACGAGCAGCCAGGTGATCAACACGGCAGCTAACCTCAATTACGTATATGATCTACCTGCAAGTTTGCCTTGCAATTTCAAGTTCCCTTACCTGGAATGGGTAGTGATCCGCCCTTACAAGTTTCCCCGGCCATTGGCCTTTAATCAGAACCTGTTACGGGCGTCGTTTACTGAAGCAAAAGCAACGGAAGACCTCAAAAAAATGTCCAATTTAACGCTCAATCTGAACAACCAGGAAATGCCCGATCAGGTTTTGGTTGATCTGAACAACGTCAGAATAGACAAACTACCGGAGGGCGTAATTGAAATCTACCTCAATTTGCCCACCAACGAAAAGCCCAGCCCACAAAGCCGTTCATTTGTGGGTGTACTCGATTTATTTTCTGCTGCTGCACATGCTACCCACACCCGAAAACAAGTGCCAGTTCGGGTCAATATTTCCGATGCCGCCGCACGTTTGGGCCTCAAAGCTGCTGATTTGAGCAAAATTGATTTGAGTTTCGTCGTACGGGGAAATACCGTTAGAGGACAAACCATTGATACGCGCAGTGCCATTAACATTGGTGACATGGACCTCGTCATTGAGCGTCCGGTAAAGAGATGATCGATTTTTGAAGTCCCGCTGGTTAAAGAAATACGATACTAGTATCCTTTTGTCCAGCGGGCCCCACTCCTCAATCTCAGAGCATGTTTAAACATGCTCTCAAAAGAACTCTGCTATGCGTCCTGTATTTTTTCTCACCCTCATCGCTTTGGAAGCAACTTGTTGGAGGAACATTACCCCCACTGCTTCTGGCACACCGAGCCACATCCAATCGGATACAACCGTAATTGCAGCTTACAATCCAACGCTCATTTTAGACAACTCCAAAGACTGGCTGGCAGTTTCCTTTAACCTGGCCCCAGATTTTTGGTTCGACAACCAGAAAACCTACTTGCTTTACATCAAGTCGGTGATTCCTCATGCGTTACCAGAAGGAGTATATGAAGTTTACTTAAGTAGCGGAAAAAAAACCAGCCCACACAAATGGATACCCTCCAGCACTGACTTTGTGGATTTGATCAACTTATATGGAGCCAGTGTGGAAGCCCCCCTATCCCCCCTGGTTTTGGATATAACAAAAAATTTGAGCTATAAAGCCAGAATGGATGAGGATCCTATTTTCAGCCTGAAAGTCGCCATTGTGTTTCAGGGAAATCAAATGCCCGATGGCAGCCTGATCCACCATGAAGGCAAGTTGGAACTGAAAAAAATAAGTTTGCTGGAAATAAAGTAAGGGGCGATAAAAAATAAGTGTTCATTTTGCTAAAGGATTAGATAAGTAAACGTTTCATTTTAAGTGTCTTATCTAATCCTTTGGCTCAGAGAAAATGAACACTTATTTTTGCCCCACTACTAAGGAACGGAAATGAACTAAACCCCTATTTTTTATTCCCGTTTGTAGAAAATCGCCTACCTTTGCATACGAACATTCATTCGTATTGATTAGTCTAACCAAATCAAACCAAAATATGTCTGCCAAGCTCCACAATTACCTTCAAGGAGCCTGGATACCCCATGATGGTGACGGTATCCCTCAGTTCGATGCCAGCGATGGTACACTCATTGGTACCTGCGGAAGCGAAGGTTTGGATTACTCGTCCATTCTTCGTTATGCGCGGGAAGTAGGCGGCCCGGCACTACGCAAATTGAGTTTTCAGGAACGTGGGCGCATGCTCAAGGCGCTGGCGCTCTTCCTCTCCGAACACAAAGAAAAATATTACACCCTGAGTTACCGCAGTGGTGCTACCCGTGCCGACAGCTGGATCGACATCGACGGTGGTATTGGCACCTTGTTTGCCTATGCCAGCCTGCGTCGAAAACTACCCGATACCCGTTGGTATCTGGATGGGGAGGCCGCTAAATTGTCCAAAGAAGGCAGTTTCATTGGCCATCACCTGATGGTTCCCAAGCATGGGGTGGCGATCCACATCAATGCCTTCAATTTTCCAATCTGGGGCATGTTGGAAAAACTGTCCGCCAATTTATTGGCAGGAATGCCCGCAGTGGTGAAGCCTTCCGAGGTAACATCTTATTTGAGTGAACGGGTGGTGCGCGACATTGTCGCTTCGGGCATTTTACCCGCAGGAGCCCTACAATTGGTGTGTGGAAGTGGAGTAGGCATTTTGAACGAACTCTCCGAACAGGATGTCGTGACCTTCACTGGATCAGCCGAAACCGGCCGAGTGCTGCGCGCGTTACCCAGCATTATCCAAAACAGTGTGCCCTTCAACATGGAAGCGGATAGCCTCAATGCCATTGTGCTGGCACCAGACGGCATCCCCGGCACGCCTACATTTGAGCTTTTTTTAAAAGAAATCCGCCGGGAAATGACCGCCAAAACCGGGCAAAAATGCACCGCCATCCGCCGCATTTTTGTCCCCGAGACCTTAATCGACGCCGTGCAGGTTTCCCTTGGAAAAATGCTGGCGCAAACTACGGTGGGCGATCCACGCGCTGAAGGGGTACGCATGGGGCCTTTGGTAAGTAAAATTCAGCAGCAGGAAGTACGCCAAAAAGTAGCGCAATTGCTGCAACATTCCCAACTGGTCTGCGGCGATTTGGATCAATTTGAGGTCAATAGTGCCCATAAAGAAAAAGGTGCTTTTTTTGCCCCCATTTTGCTGCGCAACGACCAACCTTTGGTGCAAACCAGTACGCACGAAATCGAAGCTTTCGGCCCAGTGAGCACTTTGATGCCTTACCGCGATCTGGCCGAAGCCATCACCCTGGTCAATATGGGCAAAGGGTCGTTGGTGAGCACCATTGCGACCACCGATCCAGCTTTTGCGCAGGAGTACGTGATGGAAGCCGCAGCTTATCACGGTCGTATCCTCATCCTCAACGAGCAGAGTGCCCCCGAAAGCACGGGCCACGGCTCCCCGATGCCCTTGCTGAGCCATGGAGGGCCGGGGCGTGCGGGTGGAGGCGAAGAATTGGGCGGTTTGCGGGGCATTAAACATTATCTGCAACGCACTGCCATCCAGGGCCATCCGACCATGTTGGGACA includes these proteins:
- a CDS encoding tyrosinase family protein, with product MKVYTHPLSIFVVLIGVLYAITKYPATRATEKTSDEVLMCATEKNTALPASNFTPNLKASPAPLVRKNIYSLSPAEINSIKTGIAAMKALPITNKTSWLYQAAIHGTTAGPPQPSWNTCQHGTQFFFSWHRMYLYYFERILRAKSGNPNLTLPYWDYQTNPALHPDYRNSAPGNTLYDGTRNASINAGGSLPASISTSINTAMTKIPFNTFQSGIEGPHGSVHVSIGGNMGSVSRAGQDPCFWLHHTNVDRLWSKWIKMCGGRENPTSDNAWMNQTYTFFDENGNAVNMTSSQVINTAANLNYVYDLPASLPCNFKFPYLEWVVIRPYKFPRPLAFNQNLLRASFTEAKATEDLKKMSNLTLNLNNQEMPDQVLVDLNNVRIDKLPEGVIEIYLNLPTNEKPSPQSRSFVGVLDLFSAAAHATHTRKQVPVRVNISDAAARLGLKAADLSKIDLSFVVRGNTVRGQTIDTRSAINIGDMDLVIERPVKR
- the paaZ gene encoding phenylacetic acid degradation bifunctional protein PaaZ, with the translated sequence MSAKLHNYLQGAWIPHDGDGIPQFDASDGTLIGTCGSEGLDYSSILRYAREVGGPALRKLSFQERGRMLKALALFLSEHKEKYYTLSYRSGATRADSWIDIDGGIGTLFAYASLRRKLPDTRWYLDGEAAKLSKEGSFIGHHLMVPKHGVAIHINAFNFPIWGMLEKLSANLLAGMPAVVKPSEVTSYLSERVVRDIVASGILPAGALQLVCGSGVGILNELSEQDVVTFTGSAETGRVLRALPSIIQNSVPFNMEADSLNAIVLAPDGIPGTPTFELFLKEIRREMTAKTGQKCTAIRRIFVPETLIDAVQVSLGKMLAQTTVGDPRAEGVRMGPLVSKIQQQEVRQKVAQLLQHSQLVCGDLDQFEVNSAHKEKGAFFAPILLRNDQPLVQTSTHEIEAFGPVSTLMPYRDLAEAITLVNMGKGSLVSTIATTDPAFAQEYVMEAAAYHGRILILNEQSAPESTGHGSPMPLLSHGGPGRAGGGEELGGLRGIKHYLQRTAIQGHPTMLGQITEVYQVGGAQPEANIHPFRKYFEELVIGETLTTHKHTVTETDIVNFANLTGDHFYAHVDETALEGTPFERRVAHGYWILSKAAGMFVEPRKGPVMLNYGLEECRFTKPVYPGMTIGVRLTAKEKIAQEQRDENDVPKGIVKWLVEVFDQNNETVAIATILTLVRKKSSTI